One region of Miscanthus floridulus cultivar M001 chromosome 19, ASM1932011v1, whole genome shotgun sequence genomic DNA includes:
- the LOC136527092 gene encoding 6-phosphogluconate dehydrogenase, decarboxylating 1-like: protein MALTRIGLAGLAVMGQNLALNIAEKGFPISVYNRTTSKVDETVQRAKAEGNLPVYGFHDPASFVNSIQKPRVVIMLVKAGAPVDQTIATLAAHLEQGDCIIDGGNEWYENTERREKAMEERGLLYLGMGVSGGEEGARNGPSLMPGGSFEAYKYIEDIVLKVAAQVPDSGPCVTYIGKGGSGNFVKMVHNGIEYGDMQLISEAYDVLKSVGKLTNSELHQVFSEWNKGELLSFLIEITADIFGIKDEQGDGYLVDKVLDKTGMKGTGKWTVQQAAELSVAAPTIEASLDSRFLSGLKDERVEASKIFQGDYSTGLPVDKAQLIEDVRQALYASKICSYAQGMNIIKAKSSEKGWGLNLGELARIWKGGCIIRAIFLDRIKKAYDRNPDLANLLVDPEFAQEIMDRQVAWRRVVCLAIHNGVSTPGMSASLAYFDSYRRDRLPANLVQAQRDYFGAHTYERVDMPGSFHTEWFKIARNISKN from the coding sequence ATGGCGCTCACAAGAATTGGTCTTGCTGGCCTTGCGGTCATGGGCCAGAACCTTGCCCTCAACATTGCGGAGAAAGGCTTCCCCATCTCTGTCTACAACAGGACAACCTCCAAGGTTGATGAGACCGTGCAGCGTGCCAAGGCAGAAGGAAACCTTCCTGTGTACGGCTTCCATGACCCCGCGTCCTTTGTGAACTCCATTCAGAAGCCGCGTGTCGTCATCATGCTTGTCAAGGCCGGTGCACCAGTTGACCAGACCATTGCGACGCTCGCAGCTCACTTGGAGCAGGGCGACTGTATCATTGATGGAGGGAACGAGTGGTATGAGAACACTGAGAGGAGGGAGAAGGCCATGGAGGAGCGTGGCCTCCTCTACCTTGGAATGGGTGTCTCTGGAGGAGAGGAGGGTGCCCGCAACGGCCCGTCCTTGATGCCTGGAGGCTCATTTGAGGCTTACAAGTACATTGAAGACATTGTTCTCAAGGTGGCTGCTCAGGTCCCTGACAGTGGCCCATGTGTCACGTATATTGGCAAAGGTGGATCAGGCAACTTTGTCAAGATGGTTCACAATGGAATTGAGTATGGTGATATGCAGCTGATTTCTGAGGCATATGATGTGCTCAAGTCAGTCGGTAAGCTCACCAACAGTGAGCTGCACCAGGTGTTCTCTGAATGGAACAAGGGTGAGCTCCTTAGTTTCTTGATTGAGATCACGGCTGACATATTTGGCATCAAGGACGAGCAGGGTGACGGCTATTTGGTCGACAAAGTCCTGGACAAGACCGGGATGAAAGGAACAGGGAAATGGACAGTACAGCAGGCTGCTGAGCTATCAGTGGCTGCTCCTACAATTGAGGCTTCCTTGGACTCCAGGTTCCTGAGCGGACTGAAGGACGAGCGGGTCGAGGCTTCCAAAATCTTCCAAGGGGATTACTCCACTGGCCTACCAGTGGACAAGGCACAGCTGATCGAAGACGTGAGGCAGGCCCTCTATGCCTCCAAGATCTGCAGCTACGCGCAGGGCATGAACATCATCAAGGCCAAGAGCTCAGAGAAAGGGTGGGGACTCAACCTCGGCGAGCTAGCCAGGATCTGGAAGGGCGGGTGCATCATCCGTGCCATCTTCCTCGACCGCATCAAGAAGGCCTACGATAGGAACCCCGACCTCGCCAACCTTCTCGTGGACCCTGAGTTCGCACAGGAGATCATGGACAGGCAAGTGGCATGGCGTAGGGTGGTCTGCCTTGCCATCCACAATGGCGTCAGCACCCCGGGCATGTCCGCTAGCCTGGCCTACTTCGACTCCTACCGGAGGGACAGGCTGCCTGCCAACCTGGTGCAGGCCCAGAGGGACTACTTCGGGGCTCACACCTACGAGAGGGTTGACATGCCTGGTTCTTTCCACACTGAGTGGTTCAAGATTGCGCGCAACATCTCCAAGAACTGA